In Pyricularia oryzae 70-15 chromosome 2, whole genome shotgun sequence, one genomic interval encodes:
- a CDS encoding zinc/iron transporter, which translates to MARTTLFVAVAALLQGMTSAQTPSSTGGAPRPDPTAISLCSVRSSTQYCSAGTTEYRVVATPTGSLPSVYTACHKHGNDLYCQYTGGGEVQVAPANAAAAPTPTPAPSGTSGGASPTGNPTAVSDCHMHGSDVFCMWGTTEYQVMTNIPATATQDIPPTFTGCHAHGSDTFCLGPGGADVEVRAQGAEAGGGGHAGEGDAGGSNRHCHFHAGVEHCTGGSEEISCEKVTRDYNIPLRVGLLFVIMATSAIGVFSPILLHKVWPSKTHTALLILKQFGTGVILSTAFVHLYTHAQLMFGNKCLGELGYEATTSAIVMAGIFLSFLVEYIGKRIVLARMARSPGAVSRLSPETVSVFVLETGIIFHSILIGITLVVAGDSFFLTLFVVILFHQMFEGIALGSRIAALGAPSPHAAAAAAAPATDGPQKTDPNAKDGNSLSDIDAPRTTVAAATEPARQQAYFSLPRKLLLASPFALITPIGMAIGIGVLQHFNGNNRSTLLAIGTLDALSAGILVWVGLVEMWAEDWMVEGAEMLSTGIFTTVLAGFGLVSGVVIMSVLGKWA; encoded by the exons ATGGCGCGGACAACTCTTTTCGTTGCCGTTGCGGCTCTGCTGCAAGGCATGACGTCGGCGCAAACCCCTTCGTCTACCGGAGGCGCACCTAGGCCCGACCCGACGGCCATCTCGCTGTGTTCGGTTAGATCGTCTACGCA GTATTGCTCTGCGGGCACAACCGAGTATCGTGTTGTTGCTACTCCTACAGGCAGCCTACCAAGTGTTTACACTGCCTGCCACAAGCACGGGAACGATTTGTACTGCCAGTAcactggcggcggcgaggttcAGGTTGCTCCCGCGAatgcggctgctgctcccACTCCTACTCCAGCTCCTTCAGGAACTTCCGGGGGTGCCTCTCCAACAGGGAACCCCACGGCTGTGTCAGACTGCCATATGCATGGTTCCGATGT GTTCTGTATGTGGGGTACGACCGAGTACCAAGTCATGACAAACATCCCGGCTACAGCAACTCAAGATATCCCACCGACGTTTACCGGCTGCCACGCTCACGGCTCGGACACCTTTTGCCTCGGACCCGGCGGTGCCGATGTCGAGGTTCGTGCCCAGGGTGCcgaggccggcggcggcggtcacGCCGGAGAAGGCGATGCGGGCGGTTCAAACCGCCACTGCCACTTCCACGCTGGAGTCGA GCACTGTACGGGCGGCAGCGAAGAAATTTCTTGTGAAAAGGTCACCAGAGACTACAACATCCCACTCCGGGTTGGACTGCTGTTCGTCATCATGGCGACGAGCGCCATCGGCGTCTTCTCTCCGATCCTGCTGCACAAGGTGTGGCCGTCCAAGACGCACACGGCGCTGTTGATTCTCAAGCAGTTTGGTACCGGTGTCATCCTGTCGACGGCTTTTGTCCACCTTTACACCCACGCCCAGCTGATGTTTGGAAACAAGTGCCTGGGTGAGCTTGGGTACGAGGCAACGACTTCTGCCATTGTGATGGCTGGCATCTTCCTCTCGTTCCTGGTTGAATACATTGGCAAGCGCATAGTCCTTGCTCGTATGGCCAGGTCTCCGGGTGCCGTGTCGAGACTTTCTCCCGAGACCGTCAGCGTCTTTGTGCTCGAGACGGGAATCATCTTCCATTCGATCT TGATTGGTATCACTTTGGTCGTTGCCGGTGACTCGTTCTTCCTGACCCTATTCGTCGTCATCCTTTTCCACCAAATGTTCGAAGGCATCGCCCTCGGCTCCCGAATTGCCGCTCTGGGCGCGCCGTCACCGCATGCCGCGGCAGCTGCCGCCGCGCCGGCGACCGACGGCCCACAAAAGACGGACCCCAACGCCAAGGACGGAAACTCTCTGTCCGACATTGACGCACCCCGCACGACCGTCGCGGCCGCCACGGAACCGGCGAGACAACAGGCGTACTTCTCGCTGCCGAGGAAGCTGCTGCTCGCATCGCCGTTTGCGCTGATCACGCCCATCGGCATGGCGATCGGGATCGGCGTCCTTCAGCACTTCAACGGGAACAACCGAAGCACGCTGCTGGCCATCGGCACGCTCGACGCCCTCTCGGCTGGTATCCTGGTCTGGGTCGGCCTGGTGGAGATGTGGGCCGAGGACTGGATGGTGGAGGGCGCCGAGATGCTCTCGACGGGCATCTTTACGACGGTGCTGGCCGGGTTCGGCTTGGTGTCTGGCGTTGTTATCATGAGCGTGCTGGGCAAGTGGGCTTGA
- a CDS encoding aminopeptidase Y produces MRTSIAAAAAVWLASFAAAQKKDCIKLVSGERLEAEMKTEAVLARAQKLQDIAYSTEGRNRQWQQPGFELTMQYIEETLEKEAPGYYNVERQPTFFQVAKDPAPIVIGGASYDSSPMTTTSERALLTGTFEDVPVVAVANLGCDPEDYPDATGALTLIQRGTCSFELKSQLSKAAGAVGAIVRNAVDSPTFGNGVIGDAVDTLVPTTMIRYEDGVAILAQLEAGPATADLSIEYVNLTSYNVVATSKWGNQSNVVMLGAHADSVIDGPGVNDDGSGTVAILETAVQLAKFGVRNAVRFAWWTAEEDGLLGSYYYTDHTPAAELAKIRAYLNFDMIGSSNYVYGILDGDGDAYGLAGPEGSADIEKLWEDYFSTRDMPSDPSEFSGRSDYAGFIDQGIPSGGLSTGADEIKTAEQVAKYGGVEGAILDPNYHTAYDTVANLSAPALGVMSKAIGFAVGTYAKSLEGFPARTPAVAKRSSKHSARIAGLDEDAESFQYGPLTLWRM; encoded by the coding sequence ATGAGGACCtccatcgccgccgccgccgccgtatgGCTGGCTTCGTTCGCCGCGGCGCAAAAGAAGGACTGCATCAAGCTCGTCTCGGGCGAGAGGCTCGAGGCCGAAATGAAGACGGAGGCCGTGCTCGCCAGGGCGCAGAAGCTGCAGGACATTGCCTACTCGACCGAGGGTCGCAACAGGCAGTGGCAGCAGCCCGGGTTCGAGCTGACGATGCAGTACATCGAGGAGACGCTCGAGAAGGAGGCGCCCGGCTACTACAACGTGGAGCGCCAGCCGACCTTTTTCCAGGTCGCCAAGGACCCGGCCCCCATCGTCATCGGCGGCGCCTCGTACGACTCATCCCCCATGACCACCACCTCGGAGCGCGCCCTGCTCACGGGCACATTCGAGGACGTGCCCGTCGTTGCCGTGGCCAACCTCGGCTGCGACCCCGAGGACTACCCCGACGCGACGGGCGCCCTGACGCTGATCCAGCGTGGCACCTGCAGCTTCGAGCTCAAGTCGCAGCTGTCCAAGGCGGCGGGCGCCGTTGGAGCCATTGTGCGCAACGCGGTCGACAGCCCGACGTTTGGCAACGGTGTCATTGGTGACGCGGTCGACACGCTGGTGCCGACCACCATGATCCGTTACGAAGACGGCGTGGCGATCCTGGCGCAGCTCGAGGCCGGCCCCGCGACGGCGGACCTGTCGATCGAGTACGTCAACCTGACCAGCTACAACGTGGTTGCGACGAGCAAGTGGGGCAACCAGAGCAACGTGGTGATGCTGGGCGCACACGCCGACTCGGTCATCGACGGCCCTGGAGTCAACGACGACGGCTCGGGCACGGTTGCCATCCTCGAGACGGCCGTGCAGCTGGCCAAGTTTGGCGTGCGCAACGCCGTGCGGTTCGCGTGGTggacggccgaggaggacggGCTGCTCGGCTCGTACTACTACACGGACCACACCCCTGCCGCTGAGCTGGCCAAGATCCGTGCCTACCTCAACTTTGACATGATCGGCTCCAGCAACTACGTCTACGGCATCCTGGACGGCGACGGAGACGCCTACGGCCTTGCGGGTCCCGAGGGCTCCGCCGACATTGAGAAGCTGTGGGAGGACTACTTTTCGACCAGGGACATGCCGTCGGACCCGAGCGAGTTCTCGGGCAGGAGCGACTACGCCGGTTTCATCGACCAGGGCATCCCCTCGGGTGGTCTGAGCACCGGTGCCGACGAGATCAAGACGGCCGAGCAGGTTGCCAAGTACGGCGGTGTCGAGGGTGCCATTCTCGACCCCAACTACCACACCGCCTACGACACGGTGGCCAACCTGAGCGCGCCTGCCTTGGGCGTCATGAGCAAGGCCATTGGTTTCGCCGTGGGCACGTATGCAAAGTCGCTCGAGGGCTTCCCGGCCAGGACTCCGGCCGTGGCGAAGAGGAGCAGCAAGCACAGTGCCAGGATCGCCGGGCTGGACGAGGATGCCGAGTCGTTCCAGTACGGGCCGCTCACCCTCTGGAGGATGTAA